Proteins from a single region of Apis mellifera strain DH4 linkage group LG7, Amel_HAv3.1, whole genome shotgun sequence:
- the LOC409158 gene encoding C-terminal-binding protein isoform X5 → MDKRKMMPKRPRMDNLRGPIANGPIQTRPLVALLDGRDCSIEMPILKDVATVAFCDAQSTSEIHEKVLNEAVGALMWHTIILTKEDLEKFKTLRIIVRIGSGVDNIDVKAAGELGIAVCNVPGYGVEEVADTTLCLILNLYRRTYWLANMVREGKKFTGPEQVREAATGCARIRGDTLGIVGLGRIGSAVALRAKAFGFTVIFYDPYLPDGIEKSLGLNRVYTLQDLLFQSDCVSLHCTLNEHNHHLINEFTIKQMRPGAFLVNTARGGLVDDDALAAALKQGRIRAAALDVHENEPYNVFQGQCSQCPLKDAPNLLCTPHAAFYSDASCTELREMAASEIRRAIVGRIPDCLRNCVNKEYFLSSTGNRFSSRC, encoded by the exons ACAAACGGAAGATGATGCCCAAACGCCCTCGAATGGATAACCTGAGGGGTCCTATTGCAAATGGACCCATTCAGACACGACCATTAGTAGCTTTGTTAGATGGTCGAGATTGCTCTATAGAAATGCCTATTCTTAAAGATGTTGCAACAGTAGCCTTCTGTGATGCACAATCTACATCAGAAATTCATGAAAAG GTATTAAATGAAGCAGTAGGTGCATTGATGTGGCACACCATAATTTTGACAAAGGAAgatctcgaaaaatttaaaacattacgGATTATTGTGAGAATTGGATCTGGAGTAGATAATATAGATGTCAAAGCAGCAGGTGAACTCGGCATCGCTGTGTGCAATGTGCCTGGATATGGTGTTGAAGAAGTAGCTGATACTACTCTTTGTctcattctaaatttatatcgacGTACATATTGGTTGGCAAACATGGTGCGTGAAGGGAAAAAATTCACAGGTCCAGAACag gTTAGAGAAGCTGCAACAGGATGTGCAAGGATACGGGGTGACACACTTGGAATAGTTGGATTAGGTAGGATTGGTTCTGCAGTTGCCCTGCGTGCCAAAGCTTTTGGTTTCACCGTGATCTTCTATGATCCTTATTTACCAGatggaattgaaaaatctcTTGGTCTTAACAGGGTTTACACATTACAG gaTTTGCTATTCCAGTCAGATTGTGTATCCTTGCATTGTACCTTGAACGAGCACAatcatcatttaattaatgaattcacTATCAAACag ATGAGACCTGGCGCCTTTTTAGTTAATACAGCAAGAGGTGGTCTGGTTGATGATGATGCCTTGGCTGCGGCATTGAAACAAGGCAGAATTCGTGCAGCAGCACTAGATGTACATGAAAATGAGCCATACAATGTTTTTCAGGGTCAGTGCTCACAGT GTCCATTAAAAGACGCACCCAATCTATTGTGTACACCACACGCAGCATTTTACAGCGACGCAAGCTGCACCGAACTTCGTGAGATGGCAGCCAGTGAAATACGAAGAGCTATCGTTGGTCGCATACCTGACTGCTTACGAAACTGTGTGAACAAGGAATACTTCCTTTCTTCGACCGG aAA
- the LOC409158 gene encoding C-terminal-binding protein isoform X6, whose amino-acid sequence MDKRKMMPKRPRMDNLRGPIANGPIQTRPLVALLDGRDCSIEMPILKDVATVAFCDAQSTSEIHEKVLNEAVGALMWHTIILTKEDLEKFKTLRIIVRIGSGVDNIDVKAAGELGIAVCNVPGYGVEEVADTTLCLILNLYRRTYWLANMVREGKKFTGPEQVREAATGCARIRGDTLGIVGLGRIGSAVALRAKAFGFTVIFYDPYLPDGIEKSLGLNRVYTLQDLLFQSDCVSLHCTLNEHNHHLINEFTIKQMRPGAFLVNTARGGLVDDDALAAALKQGRIRAAALDVHENEPYNVFQGPLKDAPNLLCTPHAAFYSDASCTELREMAASEIRRAIVGRIPDCLRNCVNKEYFLSSTGNRFSSRC is encoded by the exons ACAAACGGAAGATGATGCCCAAACGCCCTCGAATGGATAACCTGAGGGGTCCTATTGCAAATGGACCCATTCAGACACGACCATTAGTAGCTTTGTTAGATGGTCGAGATTGCTCTATAGAAATGCCTATTCTTAAAGATGTTGCAACAGTAGCCTTCTGTGATGCACAATCTACATCAGAAATTCATGAAAAG GTATTAAATGAAGCAGTAGGTGCATTGATGTGGCACACCATAATTTTGACAAAGGAAgatctcgaaaaatttaaaacattacgGATTATTGTGAGAATTGGATCTGGAGTAGATAATATAGATGTCAAAGCAGCAGGTGAACTCGGCATCGCTGTGTGCAATGTGCCTGGATATGGTGTTGAAGAAGTAGCTGATACTACTCTTTGTctcattctaaatttatatcgacGTACATATTGGTTGGCAAACATGGTGCGTGAAGGGAAAAAATTCACAGGTCCAGAACag gTTAGAGAAGCTGCAACAGGATGTGCAAGGATACGGGGTGACACACTTGGAATAGTTGGATTAGGTAGGATTGGTTCTGCAGTTGCCCTGCGTGCCAAAGCTTTTGGTTTCACCGTGATCTTCTATGATCCTTATTTACCAGatggaattgaaaaatctcTTGGTCTTAACAGGGTTTACACATTACAG gaTTTGCTATTCCAGTCAGATTGTGTATCCTTGCATTGTACCTTGAACGAGCACAatcatcatttaattaatgaattcacTATCAAACag ATGAGACCTGGCGCCTTTTTAGTTAATACAGCAAGAGGTGGTCTGGTTGATGATGATGCCTTGGCTGCGGCATTGAAACAAGGCAGAATTCGTGCAGCAGCACTAGATGTACATGAAAATGAGCCATACAATGTTTTTCAGG GTCCATTAAAAGACGCACCCAATCTATTGTGTACACCACACGCAGCATTTTACAGCGACGCAAGCTGCACCGAACTTCGTGAGATGGCAGCCAGTGAAATACGAAGAGCTATCGTTGGTCGCATACCTGACTGCTTACGAAACTGTGTGAACAAGGAATACTTCCTTTCTTCGACCGG aAA